In the genome of Raphanus sativus cultivar WK10039 chromosome 9, ASM80110v3, whole genome shotgun sequence, the window GTATCTTTTTGGTTCTTTTTCTGATTATTTAGTACATTTTTAGTTGAAGTGTTAATTCTAATTGTTTTCAGTGCTTGGTCTAAATTTTCCTTTATAGATTACTCCCAGTGGTTGGATCAAAGAAAGAGTCAACATTGCATTGTGTAAGGTGACGAAAACTGAGTTAAAATAAGTGAGAACAATACCTTAATGCTTTTCTTGTGACAGCTTGTGTAATCATCgcatttgtgtatatatatgatgagCTATGAAATAGGATCTGTGTTATTTCCCTGTGATTGTAGATTCTGATTTGTTTTTCCTTCTTAATATTTAGATTAGGTGGTCTTGTTTATCCTGTTTTAGTATTAGAGTCGGAGTTTTGGGGATGATATATACAATtgtatattttatgaatttcaGTTTTTAGTGGATAATGAACACGTTAACGTATTGGGATTATTGTATTAGCGCTGGGACTAAATTGCTCTCGTTGATTtcttagcaaaaagaaaaactgattTTGCTGATCAACGTGTAGATGGGTAACTGAGATGCCCAACATGTGAAAAATCCAAAGTGCATTGAGATTAATATGATTGCTGCAAGCATTTGAAACTCCATTGTGCTGTCCTTCATTTCTCGTAAATAGAATCAGTTGGATTGTAATTTGTGAACCTGTCTGTGTTTTTGCGTGGCTGTGATTTTGAGGTCGTCATGGTGTTTAGATTGACAATGCAGATCCATGTGATTTCATGGTAGCAGGGAGAGTTAAGAATGAAGTTGCAAAAAGAAGATAATCCAGCCATGATTTGAGTAAGAAAATAACTTTATCACAATTAGAACAGCAATATAACTTGTCAGAGTGGTGAAAAGCTCTCATATTTATACCTTAAGCTTTACTTGTATTTTCACACGGCTACTAGAGTGGACATCTTTAAACATTCTATGTGTCTAGTTGTTAGTTATATCTGAAACAGGAAAATGACAGAAAATTGGTGTGTTGTTATCTATTGGTTGCATATGACGTTGCTGAAGCTTTGTTCGGTCTATTTGAAATCCAGGGTCTGTCCTTTCTTTTGTCTAAATCATCAGTAGTGATTGTTACGAGCAGTATGTAAAACTAATGATCTATGAAGAAACACTGATTGTATTCCCAAAAGATCAAGAGATTACAAGGGTTTTGAGAGTGTTTATGGAGAGTTCTCTCACCTCTCCTATCAAGTTTGATCTACTTTCTTAGATACCTTTCTCTCTACCATTAACAAGCTATAAATAGAACCCCAACCTCAGTCACACGCAGGTGACGAGGCCGTTAGGAGCACATGGGATGTCTCTCACGTGTTATTCTTTATTCTTTAGGGACAGCTGGCTAGTGATAAGATCAGCTGCCTTCTAGAAGCTCATACTCTGTGCTGCAGGCTTGATTCACTGATGGGCCGAGCCTTGTCTTCCCTTCGGGTTTGATCCAATAAAGCAGCACACATAACAGTGATCTTAACTCCATTGGTTGTAATCCTTAACGTTCTCTATTTAGTTTGGCTATGTCAAATCATTGATTCGAGTGTGTGTTTTCAGGTTGTGACAAGGAAGCTTATGCCCTGATGTCCAACAATATTAAACATGGGTTGCAGACCCTGATGTGATCTGCGATTATTATTGCGGAGGCACTGAAGAAGCGTGTTTCTTGAGAAAGCACTTAAATTCAAGTTCATCTGAGACATATTTATGGAACCAAAAGTGTAGGAAAAGCTGCAGTATGGTCATATAGCCATCATTAAAAGTTACTGATTGTTCTAACAACGCTTTGATTCTGTTCTTGCCAAATAAACGGACTAAAAGCTTATTCTTGCTTGTAAACCGGTATTTAGTATCGATTGTCATACTTTTACCAAGTGAAGAACTGATGATCCATTTTTATCTTGTGTAATTTTCCTGATGAATGATTAGATATTTATCCATTTGATTTAGATTCTGGAAATGGTTAATTACCTAAGAGTTGAGTAAGACTGGGTACGAGGTTGATTCCGGCCAAGGTTCATCCCAAGTGAACCAACTTTGATTCTGGCCAAGGTTTATACCAAGTGAACCAACTTTTATTAAACTGGTTTGGCAACACAATTTTATTAACGGAGTTTGAGAGACAGAAGTTAAACCGGTCAGTGTAAAATCAATTTGAACCGATTATTTAACCAACCAAATCGAACCGGTCATTGTTTTCTGATTTGGTTATAGTCGCTCGAGGCAAAGGTTCACGACTTGACCACTCCCCACTCCCTCGTTGTTAGCTTCCTTGGTAATTTCAGGCGAAATGTTGGCTAGGGTTTGCAGATCCGGATCTTCTTCTCCTGCTGTGTCTGCGGCTAGAATGTTCTGTACGGGATCGATTCGTCATGCTCTGGCTGAGGAAAGCAGTGATGGAGAGAGTGGTTTTGGAGGAGAGAGTTTGAAGCTGCAAAGTGGATTTCATGAAATCAAAGGGTTAGACGATGCGATTGATTTGTTCAGTGACATGCTTCGATCTCGTCCTTTACCTTCTGTGATTGATTTCAACAAGCTAATGGGTGTGGTGGTGAGAATGGAACGCCCGGATCTTGTGATTTCTCTCTATCAGAAGATGGAAAGGAAACAGATTCGATGTGATATATACAGCTTCAATATTCTGATAAAATGTGTCTGCAGTTGCTCTAAGCTGCCCTTTGCTTTGTCTACGTTTGGTAAGCTCACGAAGCTTGGACTCCACCCTGATGTTGTTACCTTCAACACCCTGCTCCATGGTTTATGTGTGGAAGATAGAGTTTCTGAAGCCTTGGATTTTTTTCATCAAATGCGTAGACCAGATGTCATAACGTTCAACACACTGATGAACGGTCTTTGCTGCGAGGGTAGAGTTGTCGAAGCCGTAGCTCTGCTTGATCAGATGGTGGAAAATGGTCTCCAGCCTACCCAGATTACTTACGGAACAATCGTGGATGGGATGTGTAAGATAGGAGACACTGTGTCTGCATTGGATCTGCTGAGGAAGATGGAGGAGATAAGCCACATCAAACCCAATGTGGTTATCTATAGTGCCATCATTGATGGCCTTTGGAAAGATGGGCGTCATAGCGATGCTCATAATCTTTTCACTGAAATGCAAGAGAAAGGAATCTTTCCAGATATAATTACCTACAACTGTATGATCGATGGATTTTGTAGCTATGGTAGATGGATCGACGCGGAGCAGTTGTTGCAAGAAATGTTAGTAAGGAAGATCAACCCTAATGTTGTAACTTATAGTGCATTGATCAATGCATATGTCAAGGAAGGCAAGTTCTTCGAGGCTGCAGAATTATACGATGAGATGCTTCCAAGGGGTATCATTCCTAATACAATCACATATAATTCAATGATCGATGGGTTTTGCAAACAGGATCGTCTTGATGCTGCTGAGGACATGTTTTATTTGATGGCTACCAAGGGCTGCTCTCCGGACGTATTCACTTTCACTACTCTCATAGACGGATATTGTGGGGCTAAGAGGATAGATGATGGAATGGAACTTCTCCATGAGATGCCTGAAACAGGATTAGTTGCTAACACAGTTACTTACAACACTCTTATTCACGGGCTCTGTCTGGTGGGCGATCTTAATTCTGCTCAAGACCTTTCACAGCAGATGATTTCTAGTGGTGTGTGCCCTGATATCGTTACTTGTAACACTTTGCTGGACGGTCTCTGCGATAATGGGAAACTAAAAGATGCATTGGAAATGTTTAAGGCTATGCAGAAGAGTAAGATGGATATTGATGCTAGTCGCCCCTTCAATGGTGTGGAACCTGATGTTCAAACTTACAATATATTGATCAGTGGCTTGATCAATGAAGGGAAGTTTTTAGAGGCTGAGGAATTATACGAGGAGATGCCCCTCAGGGGTATAGTCCCTAATACTATCACCTATAGCTCAATGATCGATGGATTATGCAAGCAGAGCCGCCTAGATGAGGCTACACAAATGTTTGATTCGATGGGTAGCAAGAGCTTCTCTCCAAACGTAGTGACCTTTAACACACTCATTAATGGCTACTGTAAGGCAGGAAGGGTTGATGATGGGCTGGAGCTTTTCTGCGAGATGGGTCGAAGAGGGATAGTTGCTGATGCAATTACTTACATCACTTTGATTCATGGTTTTCGTAAAGTGGGTAATATTAATGGGGCTCTAGACATTTTCCAGGAGATGATTTCAAGTGGTGTGTATCCTGATACCATTACTATCCGCAATATGCTGACTGGTTTATGGAGTAAAGAGGAACTAAAAAGGGCACTGGCAATGCTTGAGGAACTGCAGATGAGTAGGTATGTAAGTTTCTGTTCAGtctatgttatttttaatatgaagaAGAATGTATACATGCTTTTGTGTGTAGCTTCAGATTGATGATACATGTTCTGGAATTAACCATCGGTTTGGTTTTGCATTGTAGGATCATCATTTGGTGGGGTGAATGATCAAAGATTTTTCTACTCTTTGCAGCAGAGCTTCAAtgcat includes:
- the LOC108827556 gene encoding pentatricopeptide repeat-containing protein At1g64100 — its product is MLARVCRSGSSSPAVSAARMFCTGSIRHALAEESSDGESGFGGESLKLQSGFHEIKGLDDAIDLFSDMLRSRPLPSVIDFNKLMGVVVRMERPDLVISLYQKMERKQIRCDIYSFNILIKCVCSCSKLPFALSTFGKLTKLGLHPDVVTFNTLLHGLCVEDRVSEALDFFHQMRRPDVITFNTLMNGLCCEGRVVEAVALLDQMVENGLQPTQITYGTIVDGMCKIGDTVSALDLLRKMEEISHIKPNVVIYSAIIDGLWKDGRHSDAHNLFTEMQEKGIFPDIITYNCMIDGFCSYGRWIDAEQLLQEMLVRKINPNVVTYSALINAYVKEGKFFEAAELYDEMLPRGIIPNTITYNSMIDGFCKQDRLDAAEDMFYLMATKGCSPDVFTFTTLIDGYCGAKRIDDGMELLHEMPETGLVANTVTYNTLIHGLCLVGDLNSAQDLSQQMISSGVCPDIVTCNTLLDGLCDNGKLKDALEMFKAMQKSKMDIDASRPFNGVEPDVQTYNILISGLINEGKFLEAEELYEEMPLRGIVPNTITYSSMIDGLCKQSRLDEATQMFDSMGSKSFSPNVVTFNTLINGYCKAGRVDDGLELFCEMGRRGIVADAITYITLIHGFRKVGNINGALDIFQEMISSGVYPDTITIRNMLTGLWSKEELKRALAMLEELQMSRIIIWWGE